AGACTTTGCGCGACACGGCCCGGCTCCCCGCGAACCGCTTACAAACTGAGGCAACTACACGAGCGGGGAGATTCGCGGAACGCTCATTCCCCCAATGCCGTAGATCTCCTTCGCCTTGCGCCCAAACGCAAGCACGAGAGCCCCGTGCGCGGCGGCCTCATCACCGAGGCGGGCAGCGACGACAGGAACTTCAAACGGCAACCGGATCTGCCCGCCGACCGCGGCGCTGAGCGGCTCCATGAATGCTTCGCGGGCGCGGGAGAGCCCGCCACCGATAACGACCTTTCCCGGATCCACGGCCATGATGAGCGTGGCGAGGGAGCGAGCGAGCTGGTCAATGAACCCCGTAAGTTCGCGGGCCGCGGCCGCGTCGCCGTCTCGAACCAGTTGAAACAGCTCAGCCGCGCTCCCCGCGCGCGCCCAACCCAGCTGCCCGGTCGTTGGATCAACCCCGGGGACAGCGAGGCGGCCGATGTCCCCCGCAGCGTCGTGTGCCCCGCGGCGAGGCTTCCCATCAATGATTAAGCCCATCGCAACACGGTTGCCAACCGACAGGTAGAGCACGTCACTCACGAGCTGGGCTGCGCCGAGGTGGTGCTCAGCAACCGCCGCAAGCCTCACACCGTTATCGACCGCCACTTCCACGCCAAGAACCTCACGCAGTCGCCCGCCGATGTCCACGCCCGTCCACTCTGGGATGACCACCGACGCAAGCACGCTGCCCGTCTCGTTCACGATTCCCGGCAGCGAAAGCCCAACCGCGCGAAGCTTCCCGATGGGAAGTCCGGGGCGTTCGAAGGCCTCGCGAATCTGCTGCGTCACACTGTCGAGCTTGGATACCCCGTCGGGGAAGCCCCCAACGCCCGGGCCAACGTGGT
This portion of the Leucobacter komagatae genome encodes:
- a CDS encoding ROK family transcriptional regulator translates to MEDAVSQPIATRVAMRLRDHGPDSVNGLAAALELSRTSVENVLGSLTAAGALTRTTASGAGVGRPSRWYGFVADSGYVAGVDVGNATTRVVISDLAGEVLADHVGPGVGGFPDGVSKLDSVTQQIREAFERPGLPIGKLRAVGLSLPGIVNETGSVLASVVIPEWTGVDIGGRLREVLGVEVAVDNGVRLAAVAEHHLGAAQLVSDVLYLSVGNRVAMGLIIDGKPRRGAHDAAGDIGRLAVPGVDPTTGQLGWARAGSAAELFQLVRDGDAAAARELTGFIDQLARSLATLIMAVDPGKVVIGGGLSRAREAFMEPLSAAVGGQIRLPFEVPVVAARLGDEAAAHGALVLAFGRKAKEIYGIGGMSVPRISPLV